The genomic interval TGGCGCAGGCGAAGGCGCGAGGCCATGGAACTCAGGGGTGGCAGCATAGGGGATCACTTAAAGTTATCACGGGGTCAGCAGGTCTCATTAGGCAGCAACAGCGGGGAAAATTAAAGTGACCTGCATCTTCAACAAGAACAACACAGGAACCCGCATGCGCCTGATCCAATTTGAAACCGGACCCGGCCAACGCCACGTCGGCGTGGTCGAAGGCGACCTGATCCAGGTCGTGCGTGATACCCACTCCATGCGTGAGCTGGCCTTGGCCGCGATCCGCAACCACACCAGCCTGGCCGCAGAAGTGCTCGAACGCGGCCTGGACAGCACGCAACACTGTTACAGCCAGGCCCTGAGCGACTGCCGCGTACTGCCCCCGCTGGACCACGAAGACCCAGCCCATTGCCTGATCAGCGGCACCGGCCTGACCCACCTGGGCAGTGCTGCCACCCGCGACAAGATGCACCAGCAAAAAATCGACGATGCGGCGGCGTTGACCGACACCGCGCGGATCTTCCAGTGGGGCATCGAAGGGGGCCGCCCTGCACCGGGCACCGCGGGCGTACAACCGGAGTGGTTCTACAAGGGCGACGGCTCCATTGTGGTCCGCCCTGGCCAGGCCTTGCAGCGCCCGGCCTTTGCTGAAGATGCCGGTGAAGAGCCCGAGCTGGCCGGCCTGTATGTGATCGGCGATGATGGCCAGCCCTACCGCCTGGGTTTTGCCATCGGTAACGAGTTTTCCGACCATGTGATGGAACGGCGCAACTACCTGTACCTGGCTCACTCCAAATTGCGCAGTTGCGCCTTTGGCCCTGAACTGCGGGTCGGTGAGCTGCCCCGCCACCTCGATGGCATCAGCCGGATTCGTCGCGGCAACCAGGTGATCTGGGAAAAGGCCTTCCTCAGCGGTGAGGACAACATGTGCCACTCGCTGGACAACCTGGAGTATCACCACTTCAAGTACGCCCAGTTCCTGCGCCCAGGCGATGTGCACGTGCACTTCTTCGGCACGGCGACCTTGTCGTTCGCCGACCAGATCAAGCCCGCCGAGGGCGATGTGTTCGAGATCAGCCTGCCTGATTTCGGCGCCCCCCTGTGCAATGGCATTGCCGGGACGCCTTCGGCCATCTCACCTGGCGAGGTGAAGACGCTCTGAACCGACGGCGGCGCAGGGCCGCGCCGCCGCGGCATTTCATAACAATCACAACAGTGAGATGAGCATGAAACACACCCCTTACCCGGCGGCCACAGCCGCCACGGCCAGCACAGACACCGCCAAGCCGACCACCGTGCGCTGGCGGATCTTCCTGATCCTGCTGTTGCTGGCAGCGATCAACTACATCGATCGGGCGTCGCTGTCGGTGGCCCTGCCCTTGATTTCTGCCGAGTTCGAACTCACCCCAGCACTTGAAGGGTTGATCCTCAGCGCGTTCTTCTGGTCCTACGCCCTGATGCAGATCCCGGCCGGTGTGCTGCTCGACCGCTTCCAGGTGCGCAACATCATTGGTGTCGCCACCATCGGCTGGGGCGCCTTCCAGGCGCTGGGCGGCTTTGCCCACAACTGGATTACCCTGCTGGTCACCCGCATTGGCCTGGGCGTGGCCGAGTCGCCGATCATGCCGGCGGGCGCCAAACTCAACGGCGCTTGGTTGACCCCCAACGAACGTGGCCGCGGCGCCACCCTGGTCGACGGCGGCGCGCCGCTGGGCACAGCGTTTGGCGCGATCATCATCGCCGGGCTGATCACCTGGTTCGACTCCTGGCGCATCGCCTTCATCATCGCCGGTGTCGGCACCGTGGCGGCAGGCATCTGGGCCTGGTGGTACATCCGCAACCACCCCAGCGAACACCCGCAGGTCAACGCCGCCGAGCTGGCCTACATCACCCAAGCCAACGACGCCGCGACCCAGGCCAACGGCAACCGCAAGGCGGTACTCAAAGAGCTGCTGAAAAGCCGCTCGGTGCTGTGCATGTTCGCCGGCTACGCCTGCTACAACAGCGTGTTCTATGGCCTGCTGACCTGGATGCCAAGCTACCTGCACCAAGCCCACAACCTGGACATCAAGGCCATGGGTGGCGCGACCTTCCTGATCTTCATGTGCGGTTTTGTCGGCGAGCTGGTGGGCGGCTGGATCTCGGACAAGTGGAAAGCCAATGGCGGCCAGCCGAACACGGTCATGCGCAGCATGTTCGCAGGCTCCGCTGCCGTCGCCGCGCTGTGCATCCTGCTGGTGGCCTACACCCCCGATGCTGCACGGGTGATCGCCCTGCTGTGCGTGGCGCTGTTCTTCATCCGCTGGTGCGGCATGTACTGGTGCCTGCCGGCCATTCTCGGCGGTAAATCCAAAGCCGGCGTTCTGGGCGGCAGCATGAACTTCTGCGGCAACATGGTCGGCGTGCTGGTACCGATCCTGATCGGCCTGATCGTGCAGTTCACCGGTTCGTACTTCTTGGCCCTGATCTTCTTCGTGGTCATGGCCTTCGGCCTGATGCTGTTCTCTGGCCTGATCGACTATCGCGAGCGCGGGCTGGCCTGAGCCACGCGCCCTATTGAGGTAACTGTCATGCAACTCATTACAACAACAGGCAGTGAACGCGCTGCCCACGCCGTGATCCGACTCAACCCGCTCGACGACGTGCTCATCGCCCGCCAGGCCCTGCCCGAAGGGTTGCTGCTGGACGAAGGCATCACCGTTCGCCAGCCAATCCCTGCTGGGCACAAGGTGGCGGCGCGCGACATTGCGGCCGGCCAGCCGCTGCGCCGCTACGGGCAGATCATCGGCTTCGCCAGCCAGGCCATCACCGCAGGCGAGCATGTGCACGTGCATAACTTGGCAATGGGTGACTTTGCCCGTGACTACGCCTTTGGCGTCGATGCCCGTGGCGCGCAGGCGCCCAACGACGACACCTTCAGGGGTATCGTCCGGGTCGATGGCCGGGTCGCCACGCGCAACTATGTCGGCATCCTCACTTCGGTGAACTGCTCGGCCACCGTGGCCCGGGCAATCGCCGACCATTTTCGCCGTGACATTCACCCCGAAGCGTTGGCGCCGTACCCGAACGTCGACGGCGTGGTGGCCCTGACCCATGGCGTCGGTTGCGCCGTCGACCCCTCTGGCGAGGCCTTGGCCATGCTGCGCCGGACCTTGGGCGGCTATGCCGTGCATGCCAACTTCGCCTCGGTGCTGCTGATTGGCCTGGGTTGCGAAACCAACCAGATCCCTGAGCTGCTCGCCGCCCAAGGGTTGCAAAGCAGCCACACCTTGCGCACCTTCACCATCCAGGGCACTGGTGGCACCAGCAAGACCATCGCCAGCGGCATTGCCCAGGTCAAGGCGTTGCTCGCCGAAGCCAACCAGGTCGAGCGCCAGCCAGTCAGCGTGCGCCACCTCACCGTGGGCCTTCAATGTGGGGGTTCGGACGGCTACTCGGGCATCACCGCCAACCCTGCGCTGGGCAATGCCGTGGACCGGCTGGTAGCCGCAGGCGGTACCGCGATCCTGTCGGAAACTCCCGAAATCTACGGTGCCGAGCACTTGCTGACGCGCCGCGCCGTAAGCCAGCAAGTCGGTGAAAAGCTGATCGCCCGCATCCAGTGGTGGGAAGCCTATTGCCAGCGCATGGGCGCCGAGCTGAACAACAACCCTTCGGCCGGCAACAAGGCCGGTGGCTTGACCACCATCCTGGAAAAATCACTGGGTGCGGTCGCCAAGGCCGGCTCCAGTGACCTGGTGGATGTGTACGAATACGCAGAGCCGGTGCGCGCCCATGGCCTGGTGTTCATGGACACCCCCGGTTATGACCCGATCTCGGCCACTGGCCAAGTCGCCGGGGGTGCCAACTTGATCGCTTTCACCACCGGCCGCGGTTCCGCCTACGGCTGTGCGCCCTCGCCGTCCATCAAGCTGGCGACCAACACGCGCCTGTGGGAAACCCAGGAAGACGACATGGACGTCAACTGCGGCGGCATTGCCGACGGCAGCATGACCATCGAAGAGCGCGGCGAGCACATCTACCAGATGATGCTGCGCATCGCATCGGGGGAGCGCAGCAAGAGCGAACAGCATGGCTACGGGCAGAACGAGTTCGTGCCGTGGCAGATCGGCGCCATTACCTGACTGCTTGCCTTGATGTACCTGCCTTAACGATTATCGGAGCCCTCATGACCCAGATCCTTGGTCACAACTACATCGGCGGCCAGCGCTCGGCGCAAGGCAATTCGCTGCTCAGGAGCCTGGATGCCAGCACTGGCGAAGCGCTGCCCGGCGCATTCAGCCAAGCCACCGAAGCCGAAGTGGATGCGGCCGCAAAGGCTGCTGCCACGGCCTTCCCGGCCTACCGCAACCTGCCGGCCGAGCAACGCGCAGTGTTTCTGGAGGCGATTGCCGACGAACTCGATGCACTGGGTGACGCCTTCATCGCCACGGTATGCCGTGAAACGGCCCTGCCCGCCGGCCGAATCCAGGGGGAACGTGCCCGCACCAGCGGCCAGATGCGCCTGTTCGCCACGGTACTGCGCCGGGGTGATTTTTACGGCGCCCGCATCGACCGCGCACTGGCGCAGCGCCAGCCGCTGCCGCGCCCGGACATACGCCAGTACCGAATCGGGGTCGGCCCGGTTGCCGTGTTCGGGGCCAGCAACTTCCCGCTGGCGTTCTCCACCGCAGGCGGCGATACCGCATCGGCCCTGGCCGCTGGTTGCCCGGTGGTGTTCAAGGCGCACAGCGGCCACATGGCCACCGCTGAAGGTGTAGCGGATGCCATCTTGCGTGCCGCGGTGCGCAGTGGCATGCCGGCGGGCGTCTTCAACATGGTCTACGGTGCGGGCGTCGGCGAGTGGCTGGTCAAGCACCCGGCCATCCAGGCCGTGGGTTTCACCGGCTCGCTCAAGGGCGGTAACGCGCTGATGCGCATGGCTGCGGAGCGGGCCCAGCCGATCCCGGTGTTTGCCGAGATGTCCAGCATCAACCCGGTGATCCTGCTGCCTGAAGCGCTGGCTCAGCGAGGCGCCGCACTGGCCCGCGAGCTCGCTGCGTCCGTGACCCTGGGCTGTGGCCAGTTCTGCACCAACCCAGGCCTGGTGCTGGGCATGCGCTCTGCTGCATTCAGCCATTTTGTCGAGCACCTGCAAGCACAAATGGCTGCGCAAGGCGCCCAGACCATGCTCAACTCCGGCACCCTGGCCAGCTACCGCCAGGGCCTACAACACTTGCACGCGCACCCCGGCATCACCCACCTGGCCGGCGCCGAGCAAGGCGAGCGGCAGGCGCAGCCGCAACTGTTCAAGGGCGATGTCAGCCTGCTGCTGAACGGCGACCCGCTGCTGCAGGAAGAAGTGTTCGGGCCCGCGACTCTGGTCATTGAAGTTGAAGATCAGGCGCAACTCAGCGCCGCCGTGCAAGCCCTACGCGGGCAACTGACCGCCACGGTCATTGGCGAAGCAGCAGAACTGACAGGCTTCAGCTGGTTGAGTGAATTGCTCCAGGACAAGGTCGGCCGCGTGTTGTTCAACGGCTACCCCACTGGCGTCGAAGTGTGCGATGCGATGGTCCACGGCGGCCCATACCCTGCCACCTCGGACGCCCGCGGCACCTCGGTGGGGTCGCTGGCGATCGATCGCTTCCTGCGGCCCGTGTGCTTCCAGAACTACCCTGATGCGATGCTGCCCCCTGCGTTGCAGAACGCCAATCCGCTGGGTATTTGGCGCCTGGTCGATGGTGAGGGCAGCCGCTCAAGCTGCTAAAGGCCCTTCTACCCCCGTCGAGCCGCCAGGCGCTCGACGGGGGGAAATTTTGAACTCCCCTCACCGCACCCCCTCCCACCTGAAGAGCCCCCGCGATTCTTCAGGACCCCGCCATGGCCAAGCCCCTGCAGGAATACCAGCGCAAGCGTGACTTCAATGCCACGCCCGAGCCGAGCGGTAAACGTGGCCGGGGCCGGAAGCCCCATGCCCTGCAGTTCTGCATCCAGAAGCACGACGCCAGCCACTTGCACTACGACTTCCGCCTGGAACTCGACGGCACGCTCAAGAGCTGGGCCATCCCCAAGGGCCCGTCGCTGGACCCGAAGGTGCGGCGTTTGGCCGTGCACGTCGAAGATCACCCGCTGGACTACGCCGATTTCGAGGGCAATATCCCCGAAGGCCATTACGGCGCGGGCGATGTGATCGTCTGGGACCGTGGCATCTGGGAGCCTGAAGGTGATGCGCAGCAGGCCTATGCCAAGGGCAAGCTGCGCTTTCGCCTGCAAGGCGAGAAGCTCAATGGTGTCTGGAACCTGTTCCGGACCCACCTGGCGGGCAAGAAAGAGCAATGGATGCTAGTCAAATCGCACGATGGCGAAGCCCGTAGCGAGGCCGATTACAGCATCGTCGAAGCCCAGCCCGACAGCGTGCTCAGCGAGCGCACCCTGGTCCCCAGGCGTAGCAAGCCTGCCGAAAAAGCGGCGCCGCGTACCCGCAAACGCAAGGCAGGCGCACAGAAGGCCCCGTTACCCGACACGCTGCAACCGCAACTGGCGACGCTGGTCGACTCGCCACCCGCCGGCGACTGGTTGTACGAGGTCAAGTTCGATGGCTACCGGATTCTCGCGCGCATCGACGGCGATGACGTGCGTCTTTTTACCCGCAATGGCCACGACTGGACCGCCAAGCTGCCCCATCAGCGAGATGCACTGCGCACGCTGGGCCTCGACTCGGCCTGGTTGGACGGCGAAATGGTGGTCAATGACGAACACGGTGTGGCCGACTTCCAGGCCCTGCAGAACGCGTTCGATGTCGAGGACGATCAGCACATTCTCTACTACTTATTCGACCTGCCCTTCCTGGGCGGCGAGGACCTGTGCCAGTTACCGCTGCAAGCGCGGCGCAAAACCCTGCAGCAATTGCTTGAACAGGCCGACGCGCAGTGGCTGAGGTTTTCCGAAGGTTTCGATCAACCGGTCGACTCCCTGCTCGACAGCGCCTGCCGCATGAACCTGGAAGGCCTGATCGGCAAGCGCGCCGACAGCCCTTACACCGGGCGCCGCAGCGCCGACTGGGTCAAGCTCAAGTGCCAGCAACGCCAGGAGTTCGTGATTGTCGGCTACACCGACCCCAAGGGCAGCCGCAGCGCTTTTGGCGCCTTGCTGCTGGCCGTGCACGACGACAGCGGCGCGCTGCGCTACGCCGGCAAAGTCGGTACAGGGTTCAGTGCTGCCACCCTGGAAACCATTCATGCGCGACTCAAACCGTTGGAAACCCCCAAGCCGATGCTGAGCAAGCCACCGACCGGCGCCGAAGTCCGGGGGGTGCACTGGCTCAAGCCGACGCTGCTGGCCGAAGTCGCCTATGCACAGATGACCCGAGACGGCGTGGTGCGCCATGCGGTGTTCCACGGCCTGCGTGATGACAAACCTGCGACCGCGATCGACCTGGAGCACGCCATGCCTGGCAAGTCCGTGGCCAAAACCAAGGCTCAACACAAGCCCGAGGCGTTGGGCGAATTGCGCCTGACCCACCCTGACCGCGTCATCGACGCCACCCGCGCCACCACCAAACGCCAAGTCGCCGAATACTATGCGCAGGTGAGCCAATGGATCCTGCCCCAGCTGAAAAACCGCCCCGTGGCGCTGGTACGCGCGCCCGATGGCCTCGGTGGCGAGTTGTTCTTCCAGAAAAACGCTGGCCAGCTGCACATCCCCAACGTGGTCAGCTACGACAAGAAACAGGCCGGCCAGGCCGCCATGGTCATCAACCGCGCCGATACTCTGCTGGGCGCGGTGCAGATGAACATGCTCGAACTGCACACCTGGAACGCCACCGACAAGGACTTCGACAAACCGGACCGCTTCGTGCTCGACCTGGACCCGGACCCGGCGCTGCCCTGGAAAGCCATGCTGGAGGCCACGCAGCTGACCTTGACCCTGCTCGACGAACTTGGCCTGAAGGTGTTTCTGAAGACCAGTGGTGGCAAGGGCATTCACATTGTCGTGCCGCTGACCCGAAAAGCGGGCTGGGACGAGGTGAAGGACTTCAGCCATGCGATCGTCGATTACCTGGCCAACCTGTTCCCTGATCGCCTCAGCGCCGTGTCGGGGCCGAAGAACCGGGTCGGGCGCATCTTCATCGACTATCTGCGCAATGGCAAAGGCGCCACCACCGCCTGTGCCTATTCCTTGCGCGCCCGGGAGGGCCTGCCGGTGTCCGTGCCGATCTGGCGTGAAGAGCTGGCCCAGCTCAAGGGTGCCAACCAATGGCACATCGGTAACCTGCACGAGCGCCTGGCCGAGGTGGACGACCCCTGGGCCGACATGGGCAAGACCCGTCAATCGATCACTGCGCGCATGCGCAAACAGCTAGGGCTGGGCTGATGAGCATCATTCAGGACTTTGATTTGAATACCCTCGACCGCCTGTTGCGCAGCTTCACCGAAAGGCCGCAGGCACTGAACCTCGATACCCAACTGCCGGCGCTGATGCAGGCGCTGCAGGCCGACCACCTTGACCTGCTGCCCCTGCCCGGCCAGGGCAACACGCTGCGCCGCTGGCAGAGCCTGGCCCGCATTGCCGGTTGTGACATGGCCTTGGCCAAGCTCTACGAAGCCCACACCGATGCCTTGGCGATCCTGGCCGAATGTGGTGCCGCGCACCATGCGCAGGACGGCATTTGGGGTGTCTGGGCGGCGGAACCGCCAGATGCCCGCGCACGTATCGTCGAGCGCCAGGGCGAGCAGGTGCGGCTTTCGGGCCGCAAGGCGTGGTGCTCGGGCGCCTTGCAAATCGACCGCGCCCTGATCACGGCATGGGGTGAAGACGACCAACCGCAGCTGGTGGCCATAGAGCTGTCGCACCCCAGCCAAGGCTTGCGTATCGAACAGTGGCAGGCGGTCGGCATGGCCATTACCGCGAGCGTCGAGGTCGAGTTCAACCATACCCCTGGTATTGCCATCGGCCGGCCCGGGCAGTACCTCTCCAGACCCGGCTTTTGGCACGGGGGTGGTGGCATCGCGGCGTGCTGGTACGGCGGCGCCGAGGCCCTGGCGGACTACCTGCGCGAACACTGTCGCAACCCGCGGCCAGACCCGCACGCCGACGCGCACTTGGGGGCTGTGGACGCCGCCTTGTGCGGTGCCAGGGCGGCGCTGCGCGAGTGTGCGGGCTGGATCGACCGCCAGCCGGGCGCAGACGCCTGTTTCGAAGTACGGCGTACCCGCGCACAGGTCGAACAGGCCGTCGAGCACGTGATCCATCACGTGGGGCGCGCCTTGGGCGCCTCGCCGTTTTGCCGCAGCAGCCACTTTGCCCGGTTGAGTGCCGACTTGCCGGTGTTCCTGCGCCAGAGCCACGCCGAGCGTGACCTGGCCGCCCTCGGACAGCAGCTGGCTACCCTGCCGGCAGGAGCCTGGCAACTATGAATTTGATCGAGTCGAGTAGCGGTACCCCCTGGTCGGCCTGGCAGCACGCCGCGCACCTGGCCAGGGCCACCTGGATCGACCCAGGGCAACTGTGCCCGCCTGGCCGCCGGCTTGTACTGATCGCCCCGCACCCGGATGACGAAATTCTCATGGCGGGTGGTTTACTGGCAGGCTTTCATGGGCGCGAGGACGACCTGGTGTTGGTCTCCGCTACCGATGGCGAAGGCAGCCACCCAGGCTCCAGCCACTGGACCGAGCACCGCTTGCGCAGGCAGCGGCCGCTGGAGAGCCGCCACGCCCTGCAACAGCTCGAACTTGACCTCAACCGGCTGGACTGGCGCAGGCTGCACCTGAAGGACGGCGCGCTGCCGCGGGACGAGGCGTTTCTAGTCAACCACCTGAGCCAGTTGCTCAAGCCTGACGACGTGCTGATGGCCACCTGGCGCAACGACGGCCACTGCGACCACGAGGCGGTGGGCAGGGCCGCCGCGCAAGCGGCAATGGCGCGCAAGGTGCAATTGGTGGAGGTGCCGGTCTGGGCCTGGCACTGGGCGCAACCTGACGACCCTCGCCTGCCCTGGCCACGGGCTCATCGCGTGCAGCTGGATGAAACCCGCCTGGCCCGCAAGCGCAAGGCCTTGGCCGCGCACATCAGCCAACTCGAGCCAGATGAAGGCCAACCGCCCGTGCTGCCAGCGAACTTGCAGGAGTGCCTGCTACAGCCTTTCGAATTGGTGTTCTTGTAAAGGGAGTTGTCATGAGCCTCGACGCACAGTATTTCGCCGACCTGTACGCCAGCAGCGAAGACCCTTGGGCCTTTCGCACCCGCTGGTACGAAAAGCGCAAACGCGAGCTGGTCATGGCCAGCCTGCCACGCCAATGCTATGAGCGCGTGTTCGAGCCTGCGTGCGCCAATGGCGAGCTGAGTGCCTTGCTGGCCGAGCGGTGTGCAGACTTGTTGTGCCAGGACTTGAACCCAACTGCCGTAGGCCTCGCGCGGGAACGCTTGGCCGGGGTCAGCCACGCCTCGGTCGAACTCGGCAGGCTTCCGGGTGATTGGCCCGGTGGGCGCTTTGACCTGATCGTGCTGAGTGAGCTGGGTTACTACCTTGATCCCACCGATTGGTTGCAAGTGATCGAACAGTCAGCCGCCAGCCTCAGCGACGACGGCGGCCTGCTGGCCTGCCACTGGAAACACCCGATCGCGGGCTGCCCCCAGGACGGGCGTGAAGTGCATCGCATGCTGGGCAAGCATCTGCCGCTGTACCCCGTCTATCGCCATGAAGAAGCGGACTTTCTGCTCGAATACTGGTCCTGCCAGCCCAGCGTGATCGACCTCGACGAGACCTGCCCATGATTGCCGTGGTCATACCCGCGCACAACGAAGCGCGCCGCCTGGGTCGTTGCCTCAAGTCCGTGCGGGCGGCTGCAGACCAGGCTGAGTTGGCGGGCTATCGGGTCGAAATACTGGTGGTGCTGGACCGCTGCAGCGATGGTAGTGCGGCGGTTGCCAGGCGGCACCAGGTGCAGACACTGGAAGTGCACGCAGGCAATGTTGGCATGGCGCGCAGTGCCGGCGCGTCACAGATGATCGAACAGGGCGCCAGCTGGCTGGCCTGTACCGATGCCGACAGCCAGGTGCCGCCGCATTGGTTACTGTCGCAACTGGCGTGTGGTGCGGACGTGGTCTGTGGCACCGTGCATGTGGAGCGCTGGCAGCCCTGGCAGAATGCCGCGTTGCGCCGGTTGTACCTGAGCCATTATCAGGCGCGAGAGGGGCACCGGCATATCCATGGCGCCAACCTTGGGGTCAGTGCACAGGCGTATTTGCGTATCGGGGGGTTCCAGCCGTTGCCGGCCCATGAAGACGTACAACTGGTGCGCGACCTGGAGGCGCACGGTGCGCAGATCTCCTGGACGGCACGGCACAGCGTGGCGACCAGCAGCCGACGCGACAGCCGCGCCCGGGAAGGGTTTGGGGATTTTCTGGCAGGCCTTGAAGCCTCCCCCTCCTGAGTCGCAGGCTTATAGCGCTCCCACAGGAGTGGGCTGCCGATACATAGATGGAAAGATCAAGAAGCCTTCCGGGTCCGCTTGGCAGGCTTCTTCTTGCCAGTAGCCCCACCCTTGCCCCCCAAACTGCGCTTGAGCAACTCGGTAAGGTCGATGATGTCGGCACTTTTCTCTGCACTGCCGCCCTCGCCCTTCTCGACCACGCTGATCTTGCCTTTACTGGCCTTCTCTTCCACCAGGTCCATGATCGTCTGGCGAAACGCATCGTGGTATTCATCCGGCTGCCACGGCCCGCTCATGTCCTCCACCAGCCGCTTGGCCATGTCCAGTTCACGCTTGTCTACCTTGGTGTCGGTCACGCTCTTGTCCAGTTCCAGCGTCTCCAGCCCTCGCACTTCCTCTGGCCAGCGCAAGGTGATCATCACCAGTGCATCGTCCAGCGGGCGCAGCAGCGTCAGGTGCTGACGGGTATGCAACACCACCGTGGCCAAGGCCACCTTGCCGGTACTCGCCAGGGTCTCGCGCAGCAGCGCGTAAACCTTGCCGCCACGGCGGTCGGGGGCCAGGTAATACGGGGTATCGAAGTGCTGAAGGGGGATTTCACCGGCATCGACGAACGAGAAAATATCAATGGTCTGGGTCGCTTCTGGCCGGGCCGTGCGGATCTCCTCCTCGCTGATCACCACATAGCGGCCTTTTTCATACTCCACACCTTTGACGATGTGCTCCTTGTCGATTTCCTTGCCTGTGACCTTGTTGACCCGCTTGTACCCGACCGGCTCCATGCTGCGTTTGTCGAGCCAGTCGAAATCCACCCGCTCGGTGCGCACAGCGGTATTGAGCGAGACAGGGATGTGCACCAGCCCAAAGCTGATCGCGCCTTTCCAGATTGCCCTAGCCATCGTTAATCACCTCCCGCCAGGCCCCGCGTCTATCGGGGCTTCTACTGGAAGTGACTGCGGCGCGCCGGGAAGGTTTAGTCAGGCTGCCCTGCGGCGGGCAGCGCCGCTTTTTTAGCTGAACAACACACGCTTGAAGGCTTCGGCGGCCAAGTGAACCTGCACCGACCAGTCGTCTGCCGCGTCGCTGCCGGCATCGTCTGAAATGTACTTGAGGCACACGAACGGAATGCCTTCGTCACGGGCGATCAGGGCCAGCACATAGGCTTCCATGTCGACGATATCGTAAGGTGCCTCGCCGTGACTGACTTCGAAACTGTCACCACTGCCGCAGGTACCCAGGGCAAGCCCGGGGATTTCCTCGCCGTGTTCCAGCAGCACCGGGATGTCAGACAGCGGCGTCTCGTACCGGGCGAAGCCCAATGGCGTGACGTCCATGTCGCGCTGCACGAAACGGGTACAGCACACCACCTCGCCCTTGCCATAGCGTTGGCTGCCGGCAGAGCCCAGGTTGACGATCAACT from Pseudomonas kermanshahensis carries:
- the araD1 gene encoding AraD1 family protein, with the translated sequence MRLIQFETGPGQRHVGVVEGDLIQVVRDTHSMRELALAAIRNHTSLAAEVLERGLDSTQHCYSQALSDCRVLPPLDHEDPAHCLISGTGLTHLGSAATRDKMHQQKIDDAAALTDTARIFQWGIEGGRPAPGTAGVQPEWFYKGDGSIVVRPGQALQRPAFAEDAGEEPELAGLYVIGDDGQPYRLGFAIGNEFSDHVMERRNYLYLAHSKLRSCAFGPELRVGELPRHLDGISRIRRGNQVIWEKAFLSGEDNMCHSLDNLEYHHFKYAQFLRPGDVHVHFFGTATLSFADQIKPAEGDVFEISLPDFGAPLCNGIAGTPSAISPGEVKTL
- a CDS encoding MFS transporter, with product MKHTPYPAATAATASTDTAKPTTVRWRIFLILLLLAAINYIDRASLSVALPLISAEFELTPALEGLILSAFFWSYALMQIPAGVLLDRFQVRNIIGVATIGWGAFQALGGFAHNWITLLVTRIGLGVAESPIMPAGAKLNGAWLTPNERGRGATLVDGGAPLGTAFGAIIIAGLITWFDSWRIAFIIAGVGTVAAGIWAWWYIRNHPSEHPQVNAAELAYITQANDAATQANGNRKAVLKELLKSRSVLCMFAGYACYNSVFYGLLTWMPSYLHQAHNLDIKAMGGATFLIFMCGFVGELVGGWISDKWKANGGQPNTVMRSMFAGSAAVAALCILLVAYTPDAARVIALLCVALFFIRWCGMYWCLPAILGGKSKAGVLGGSMNFCGNMVGVLVPILIGLIVQFTGSYFLALIFFVVMAFGLMLFSGLIDYRERGLA
- a CDS encoding UxaA family hydrolase, giving the protein MQLITTTGSERAAHAVIRLNPLDDVLIARQALPEGLLLDEGITVRQPIPAGHKVAARDIAAGQPLRRYGQIIGFASQAITAGEHVHVHNLAMGDFARDYAFGVDARGAQAPNDDTFRGIVRVDGRVATRNYVGILTSVNCSATVARAIADHFRRDIHPEALAPYPNVDGVVALTHGVGCAVDPSGEALAMLRRTLGGYAVHANFASVLLIGLGCETNQIPELLAAQGLQSSHTLRTFTIQGTGGTSKTIASGIAQVKALLAEANQVERQPVSVRHLTVGLQCGGSDGYSGITANPALGNAVDRLVAAGGTAILSETPEIYGAEHLLTRRAVSQQVGEKLIARIQWWEAYCQRMGAELNNNPSAGNKAGGLTTILEKSLGAVAKAGSSDLVDVYEYAEPVRAHGLVFMDTPGYDPISATGQVAGGANLIAFTTGRGSAYGCAPSPSIKLATNTRLWETQEDDMDVNCGGIADGSMTIEERGEHIYQMMLRIASGERSKSEQHGYGQNEFVPWQIGAIT
- a CDS encoding aldehyde dehydrogenase (NADP(+)) — protein: MTQILGHNYIGGQRSAQGNSLLRSLDASTGEALPGAFSQATEAEVDAAAKAAATAFPAYRNLPAEQRAVFLEAIADELDALGDAFIATVCRETALPAGRIQGERARTSGQMRLFATVLRRGDFYGARIDRALAQRQPLPRPDIRQYRIGVGPVAVFGASNFPLAFSTAGGDTASALAAGCPVVFKAHSGHMATAEGVADAILRAAVRSGMPAGVFNMVYGAGVGEWLVKHPAIQAVGFTGSLKGGNALMRMAAERAQPIPVFAEMSSINPVILLPEALAQRGAALARELAASVTLGCGQFCTNPGLVLGMRSAAFSHFVEHLQAQMAAQGAQTMLNSGTLASYRQGLQHLHAHPGITHLAGAEQGERQAQPQLFKGDVSLLLNGDPLLQEEVFGPATLVIEVEDQAQLSAAVQALRGQLTATVIGEAAELTGFSWLSELLQDKVGRVLFNGYPTGVEVCDAMVHGGPYPATSDARGTSVGSLAIDRFLRPVCFQNYPDAMLPPALQNANPLGIWRLVDGEGSRSSC
- the ligD gene encoding DNA ligase D, with the protein product MAKPLQEYQRKRDFNATPEPSGKRGRGRKPHALQFCIQKHDASHLHYDFRLELDGTLKSWAIPKGPSLDPKVRRLAVHVEDHPLDYADFEGNIPEGHYGAGDVIVWDRGIWEPEGDAQQAYAKGKLRFRLQGEKLNGVWNLFRTHLAGKKEQWMLVKSHDGEARSEADYSIVEAQPDSVLSERTLVPRRSKPAEKAAPRTRKRKAGAQKAPLPDTLQPQLATLVDSPPAGDWLYEVKFDGYRILARIDGDDVRLFTRNGHDWTAKLPHQRDALRTLGLDSAWLDGEMVVNDEHGVADFQALQNAFDVEDDQHILYYLFDLPFLGGEDLCQLPLQARRKTLQQLLEQADAQWLRFSEGFDQPVDSLLDSACRMNLEGLIGKRADSPYTGRRSADWVKLKCQQRQEFVIVGYTDPKGSRSAFGALLLAVHDDSGALRYAGKVGTGFSAATLETIHARLKPLETPKPMLSKPPTGAEVRGVHWLKPTLLAEVAYAQMTRDGVVRHAVFHGLRDDKPATAIDLEHAMPGKSVAKTKAQHKPEALGELRLTHPDRVIDATRATTKRQVAEYYAQVSQWILPQLKNRPVALVRAPDGLGGELFFQKNAGQLHIPNVVSYDKKQAGQAAMVINRADTLLGAVQMNMLELHTWNATDKDFDKPDRFVLDLDPDPALPWKAMLEATQLTLTLLDELGLKVFLKTSGGKGIHIVVPLTRKAGWDEVKDFSHAIVDYLANLFPDRLSAVSGPKNRVGRIFIDYLRNGKGATTACAYSLRAREGLPVSVPIWREELAQLKGANQWHIGNLHERLAEVDDPWADMGKTRQSITARMRKQLGLG
- a CDS encoding acyl-CoA dehydrogenase family protein, producing the protein MSIIQDFDLNTLDRLLRSFTERPQALNLDTQLPALMQALQADHLDLLPLPGQGNTLRRWQSLARIAGCDMALAKLYEAHTDALAILAECGAAHHAQDGIWGVWAAEPPDARARIVERQGEQVRLSGRKAWCSGALQIDRALITAWGEDDQPQLVAIELSHPSQGLRIEQWQAVGMAITASVEVEFNHTPGIAIGRPGQYLSRPGFWHGGGGIAACWYGGAEALADYLREHCRNPRPDPHADAHLGAVDAALCGARAALRECAGWIDRQPGADACFEVRRTRAQVEQAVEHVIHHVGRALGASPFCRSSHFARLSADLPVFLRQSHAERDLAALGQQLATLPAGAWQL